The Sebastes umbrosus isolate fSebUmb1 chromosome 1, fSebUmb1.pri, whole genome shotgun sequence genome includes the window GACCTTTCCAAATGAGGGAAACATGCAGCTGGGTTTGATGGCGGGGAGACAAAGGTAAGGCGCCATGGCTCGTTAGGGTCCTTCCCTCTCCTGACGAGCCTGCTATTTTAACAGACGCTGGGGACAGGAAGCAAGGAAGTGACCAGACCCAGTCATtatttgtgggctgtctagatcaggaaacatgtgattcaacaagccactCAGATCTGGCTCCCCTTTCAaagtcacatgcaggctcattagaatatatcacccacagcttgagaactacctttgcaaaggtgctccttcagtggtggaagaaatactgAGATCGttgacttgagtaaaagtaactAAAagtaaatactctgttacaagtaaaagtcctgcattcaaaatctggTGGGACtgattttaactactttatataaaaCTGGGTACCTTTATCCATAatatacatcataatttatttgttgattatgctttatattttgtattgataacTTGAATCTGctaagtaactagtaactaaagctgccaaacaaatgtagtggagtagaagtataaagtaacatgaaatggaaatactcaagtaaagtacaagcaactgaaaattgtatttaaatagagtacttgagtaaatgaacTTGGTTACATACCACCACTGAGCAccttatttttctcacaagccaatcagagcagactgggcttttttaggaggggggcttaaagagacaggcgctaaatcGGAGcgcttcagacagagggtgaatacaggtatatgcagacagacagtatgggaaaaataatgtgttttttgaagattaaagcatgtaaacatgttctagcagaaacccaaaatacaagtatgaacctggaaatgagcgtgatatgtcccctttaaacactAAAATGTAATTGCCGTGGGTCTTTCAATGGTTTGTACATGCATATCTGGCAGACTGCTAAACCAAGCAGGAAGTGAGTAGTAGAAAAGTGGCAATAAAACcctcctttttctttcatttaacaCAACAATAATGAAAGTGAGAGGCAATCATTTTGgttctcagatttatttatttttgtattcatttgatGTCATTTGCTGCAACATTCATCAGTCATGTTGCTATGAAGTCttttacaaaataaatctgGTTATAGTTGTATCTTGAAGTGCAAAAAGTAAACATAGAAACATTTGAAAGAACAGTAAAAAGAACAAGCCAGTAGCCAATCAAAGTTCAAAGAGAAACTGTAAACAGTTAAAGTTACACAAATTCAAAATTTCTGTATTTCTCTGGTGATTAGATCTGGTCAGTGACTTGCTCTTCTTACTAATATCAGCATTCAGATGTGTGTATTTCAGGGCATTTAAGCATACACTCCAGTACAAACACTATGTAAATTGACAAGATAGAGTACAGGTTTTCAAATATTTTCCTTGTTTAGTTTTAACACTTCATCAAAACCCTTGTGTTTTGTTGCCATGTTTACCTTCAGAATCTCTTGTTGAATTATGTTATACAGAACAGTAAGAAAAGCTGCCAGTGATATTTGAAACAGAACTGGTAGCAGTGTAACACAATATATTCAGCTGTCTTGTTGAACATGCTTAACAGTATTGCATAGCACCATTAATGGGTTCAGACTGAGATCAAATTCAAGAGTTTCTGAATGGGATGAGGGACGGCTCTCCTTTTTAATAGACTCTGCTGGAGCTGGATGATGTGACTGACTTGGTAATAATGCCACCATAACCACCAGACCCACCACCATAACCACCAGACGAGCTGCTGCCACCGTAGCCGAATCCACCGCTGGAGCTGCCGCTGGAGAATCCtggagtggaaaaaaaacatgtaagtgttatcatttatccatccatcagtTAGTGTGGTCTGTTGGTTCAGGTATCACTTTTGATGATgatgtataaaatctgaaactTACCACCAGAGGTCTGCTGCACGTGGATGGTTGCGCTTGCGCCTCCGCTGGCCAGTCTAGTGGTGGAATAATGACGAGTTAGTGTTTAATTCAGAGTTGAAGCTAATGCTGCAGCCGTTAAACTACATTGAATATTCAAGTATATCCcacctgctctcctctccttccagcAGTTTCCTGTAGGTGGCGATTTCGATGTCCAGGGCCAGCTTGACGTTCATCAGGTCCTGGTATTCGCGCACCTGGCGGGCCATGTCCTGCTTGGCTCTCTGCAGAGCATCCTCCAGGTCCCTGATGCGGAGCTTGGCATCCTTCACTGCCAGCTCACCACGCTCCTCAGCCTCTGTGATCTGAGCCTCAAGGCTGGCCCTCTGTGGAAAATTATGTTGATGGTTTAATAACTGCAAATCCTCTTAAACAATGAAGTGTTGAATATGGAATCATCCATGAAAAGGTCTTGAAATATACCTGTCCCTTGACAGACTCAATCTCATTCTGAAGACGGGCGATCATGCGGTTCAGCTCAGAAATCTCAGTCTTGGTTGCGCGAAGGTCGTCACCATACTGTCCAGCAGAGGACTGCATCTCCTCATACtattataaaaatacaacaaggTGTATCAAGAACATGGTTGGGAGAGGTGTTGCAAGTGTATATAAAAGACACGGGATAAATCTCAAGTTTTCTTTTCACTCACCTTCTGTGTGTACCAGGACTCTGCTTCATTCTTGCTGCGGTTGGCAATGTCCTCATACTGAGCACGCACTTCAGCCACAATAGAATCCATGTCCAGGTTACGGCTGTTGTCCATCTCCACGACGACGGAGGTGTCCTTGATCTGGCCCTGCAGCTCACGAAGCTCCTACAGAACCAATGGTTGTTGCACAACAGTTAACTCTTTGTCCTTCATAGCTGATTTACACAAGGAGTGGATGATCATCAGCTTTAAATCAAATGGTTATGAAATATTAGATATTATAGATACATACAGCCTCATAGATGGCCCTGAGGAAGTTGATCTCATCCTGAAGAGCATCAGCCCTGGCTTCCAGCTCCACCTTGTTCATGTAGGCAGCATCAACGTCCTGGAAAGAAAATCATGTAGAAACAAGAAGTGTTATAACTGGCCACATTGTAATAAACCCCAAGattgacaaaaacatttaatggcCATATTGATGTATTCACACCTTCTTCAGGATCACAAACTCGTTCTCTGCAACTGCACGTTTGTTGATTTCATCTTCATACCTGTTGGAAGACAAGGCAACGCTTTAGTACATCTGCTCCATTTTGAACAAGGTATATGTTATAAATAATGACCATGTCATGCAAGCACTCACTTCCTCTTGAAGTCCTCAACCAGGCCCTGCATGTTCCTCAGCTCTCCCTCCAGCTTGACCTTCTCATTGCCCAGCCCGTCGAGCTGTCTGCGCAGGTTGGCAATGTAAGCCTCGAACATGCCATCGATGTTGGAGCGAGTGGTGGTCTGGTCCTGCAGGAGGCTCCATTTGGTCTCCAGCATCTTGTTCTGCTGCTCTAGGAAACGGACCTGTGGAGACACAAAACCAGTTTTAGCTTTGTAGTCCAGGGAGAATGTAGCCCAGGGAGAGCATACAGATCCCCTGTACTAAGATATTGAAGCCTACAGTAAATTGTACATAAGACAGTCACACAGAAAGCACAGGAACATACCTTGTCGATGAAGGAGGCGAAGCGGTTGTTGAGGGTCTTGATCTGCTCCTTCTCATGGGTGCGGACAACCTGGATGTTTGGGTCAATTGCCAGGTTCAGAGGGGCCAGCAGGCTCTGGTTGACTGTAACAGCTGTGATTTGTGGAGCGATGAAGTTGCCGCCTGCTTGGCTAGAACCAAAGCcataaccaccaccaccacccattCCCATTCCCATACCACCACCCATTGACATACCAGAACCACCAGAAAACATGCCAAAAGCAGCTCCAGatccagcaccagcaccagctccAGCACCATAACTGCTTCTCTTTACAGAGTAGCTGTTAGTTGGTGCAAATGACCTCCTGGTGCTGCCACCAGAGCTTGTGACTGAGTATGCCTTCCTCATGTTTGCAGTGGTTAAGTTTGTCAATTCTCTGAGAAGAGGAGAACAGAAGATGAGCAGTCGTCAAAGGAGAGCCGAGTTCTTCTGAGTGTCTGGCTGAAGACTCTGCTGGCTTTTATGTCTGTGCCAAGCGAAGGGGAGGACCCTCTTCAGCCACCTCAACCTGGACTCATTTTTGCTGTCCAGCCTCTTCAGGCTACACGCCTCTGGCTCTGAATGTCAGGAATGGCCTGCAAAACAGGTAGGGAGGGAATGTCAGAAGATATGCTGTGACACACCCTGCACTCGGACATGCTGAAGGGGAAGATAGCAAGAGATGAACAAGTCGAGCGAAAATGTGACTATGCATGGAAAAAGAGC containing:
- the LOC119482412 gene encoding keratin, type II cytoskeletal 8-like; the encoded protein is MRKAYSVTSSGGSTRRSFAPTNSYSVKRSSYGAGAGAGAGSGAAFGMFSGGSGMSMGGGMGMGMGGGGGYGFGSSQAGGNFIAPQITAVTVNQSLLAPLNLAIDPNIQVVRTHEKEQIKTLNNRFASFIDKVRFLEQQNKMLETKWSLLQDQTTTRSNIDGMFEAYIANLRRQLDGLGNEKVKLEGELRNMQGLVEDFKRKYEDEINKRAVAENEFVILKKDVDAAYMNKVELEARADALQDEINFLRAIYEAELRELQGQIKDTSVVVEMDNSRNLDMDSIVAEVRAQYEDIANRSKNEAESWYTQKYEEMQSSAGQYGDDLRATKTEISELNRMIARLQNEIESVKGQRASLEAQITEAEERGELAVKDAKLRIRDLEDALQRAKQDMARQVREYQDLMNVKLALDIEIATYRKLLEGEESRLASGGASATIHVQQTSGGFSSGSSSGGFGYGGSSSSGGYGGGSGGYGGIITKSVTSSSSSRVY